The Microtus pennsylvanicus isolate mMicPen1 chromosome 14, mMicPen1.hap1, whole genome shotgun sequence DNA window GCCACACAGTACCCTGGAGGTGAAACTGCCACAATCAAAGGGCATTCTGGCAGTTTTCCAAAGTGGAGCTCTACTCGGGGGCTTGTGGTGGTTCACAGATACAGATATGGGTTCACCAATCAAGGTCAGAATCCAGTATGACAGGGATGGTGGGCAATCTCAGGGGACTGTCAGGCAATGGGGAGAATGAGGACAGCCTAACCGATGACAAGCTGTCAGAAGtatacagaaggaagaagaggcatTTTTACAATGGTTGTGAAGCTCACTCAGAAGGAAGCATCCATGGTCCTCAGGAAAATCTGAACTTTAAAACCAGAGTTCTGATTGGGAGGGAAACACAATTGGCCATGAGGCCAGTGACAATAACCTCCCACGAAAGAGACCTTTTATTATGGAAAACTTTGAGTTCTTGGATGTTTGCTTATTACTACTTAAATATGTAAAGATTTTTACCTAAGGAAGCACTTTCTCTGTTTTCAACATCACTTCCAAGCCACTGGAACTTGCAAACCTAAGTTCTAACTGTTGTATAGGAAGTGCCATGTCCTTATCCTCAGACCTGCCATCTCTGTCCACATTTCAAAGGGATGAGAAACAATTGACCAAATCCCCTagggcagctctctgtgagttgcTGAACTGAAGTCCCTCtcaaatctgtttttctttccctctagGAAAGAGTTACCTCAGCATCACCCAAGAAACAAAGCTCCATGGCTCTGCACGTTCACGCTTTCAGATTCCAGACTCGGAATAGAACTCGAGTTCTGCAAGTTAGAAAGTTGGCCAGTGCATGGGAAGGCCAAGCTTGTCTGAAAGACTGTTCCAGGGCAATCAGTGCCAAACGTGAACCGGTGCTCAACCACCCGCGGGTCTTATTATCACAGAGAGGATTTCCAGTTCATGGGTCTCTGCTTGCCTAAAATAACTTGAGATGCTGCTCCTGAAGTGACCTTCAGTTCAGAACTCACCCCAGCCTGAGTGCCAAGTCAGAAAGGCTTTTCCAGGGGCCACTGATCTCTAAGGGCCCCGTGGAGAGTGCCGAAAGAAGAAGGCACCCAGACAAAGCACCTCTGAAGCATCCCGGGCTCCCCGAGGGAGGGCTGctcacctggaggcaggaagagggtggCGCGCACACGGCCCTCGCGCACGGGCACGCGCCGCACTCCGGGAGCCATGAAGTGACGCTCGTGCACCACCCGCGCCAGCAGCCGCCTGCCGTCGGGATCGTGGCCGTCCAGCACCTCCAGCTCCACCACGAAGGGCGTCTGCACGTCGCGCTTGATCAGGCGCCAGAAAGGCCGGTCGGGCTCCATGGCCCAGAGCAGCCCCATGGGCTCGAGCCCCGCGAAGCTGCCGCCCAGCGCGGGGACGCGCGCCAGGTCCAGCTCGCCGTGGGGGTCGGCGCGGTAGCGCGCATGGGCGCGGAAGAGCGCGCCTTTCTCGTCGCGCAAGGCGGCGCGCAGCGTGACGGGCTGCTCGGGGGCCAGGCCGCGCACGGAGATGCTCAGCGGCTCGTCCCAGCAGCTGTGGCCCGCGGGCTCCAGGCTTATAGTTGGCATCTTCCTCACACCGTGAAAAATGATAATGCTGTGTGATGAATACAGTCTCTCAGCCTCTGGAGTCGGTGATAATGAGGGAACCCTTCGTCCTGCTTGTGAGCTCTGGCAATCG harbors:
- the LOC142834617 gene encoding acyl-coenzyme A thioesterase 5-like isoform X2, with protein sequence MPTISLEPAGHSCWDEPLSISVRGLAPEQPVTLRAALRDEKGALFRAHARYRADPHGELDLARVPALGGSFAGLEPMGLLWAMEPDRPFWRLIKRDVQTPFVVELEVLDGHDPDGRRLLARVVHERHFMAPGVRRVPVREGRVRATLFLPPGNGPFPGIIDLFGVGGGLLEYRASLLAGKGFAVMALAYYNYDDLPKSLRTVHMEYFEEAVNCLLSHPQVKGPGIGLLGISKGADLCLSMASFLKGITAAVIINGSMANVAGTLHYKDETLPPLSMNVN